TGCGGCATGCGCTGGAAGTCGCCGTGCGGGCGCAGGAGGCGTGCTTCCGCGCACTGCGCCTGGGCATCGAGGGCCGGCAGGTCGAGGCCGTCGGCCAGCGCGTCGTTGCCGAAGGCGGGCTGGGGCAGTATTTCCTATATTCCGGCGTCCACAGCGTGGGGGTGATTGAATTTGAGCCGCCCATCTTCGGGCCCAGCAGTGACGCCGTGCTGGAGATGGATATGGTGATCTCGGTGGATATTCCCATTTTCCACGCGCCCTGGGGCGGACTGCGCGTCGAGAACGGGTATCTCATCACGGCCGCCGGCGCCGAGCCGCTTCATGAGACGCCCTATTGGATCGAGAAATGAGCAATAAGCAGGCGCAGGAGGCCGCCGGCGGCAATGATAAGGGAATGAACTAGGCTGATGTTGAACAGCCAGTTCAGCCATGCGTATACCGCCGGGAAGAAGACAAAGGCGACCACCGTCAGGAGCAGGGGCCGGCGCGCGGAGGAGCGCGCCATGGCCCGCAGAGCCAGCGCCATCATCGATATCTCGATCAGCGATAGAAACAAGAAGAAAGCGAACCAGCCCCACAACCACCACATGCCCAGCGGTTCCTGGGCCAGGAAGGGGAGCCAGCGCAGGAGGGGGCTGGTGCCGGCCGAGCGGGAGTGCACGCCGGCCAGCACCAGCATGGCCGTCCCATTGGCCAGCAGTCCGACGAGGCCGGCGATCCAGGCCTGACGGACGCTCGCGGACGCGGTGCGGATCTCCCGTTCAGTCATAGCGCATGGAAAGGGCGCGCGGCTTACAGCGCGTCACGCAGAGGCCGCATCCCCAACAGCGCGCCTCGTCCAGTTGCGCCAGCCCGTCCACCACATGGATGGCGTCGTAGACACAGCTCTGCTCGCACAGCCGGCAGCCGGTGCACAGTTCCGGCTCAAATTCCGGCGGGCGCGCCTGAGTGCGCACGCCGGCGCGCTGGGCGATGCGCTCGATGGCCAGGCCGCGCACCGATTGGATGTTGACGTAGCCGTGGCTGTCCAGCCACTGGTTGATCTCGCCGGCGATTTTCCCCAGAACGCTGTGTCCCTGCAGGATGACGGCGGTGCAGACCTGCACCGCCCAGGCGCCGGCCATGATCAGCTCGATGGCGTCCGTGCCCCGGCTGACCCCTCCCACGCCGAGGATCGGCAGGTCCACGGTGCGGGCGATGTCGAAGATACAGCGCACGGCGAGGGGCCGGAGCGCCGGCCCGGAGAGCCAACCGTAGCCGTCCGCGCTTCCCATCCACGGCTGACCGGTCTCGATGTCAATGCCCATGGTCGGGCCGAAGGAGTTGATGGCGGCGATGGCGTCCGCG
This sequence is a window from Anaerolineae bacterium. Protein-coding genes within it:
- a CDS encoding aminopeptidase P family protein, with protein sequence MAAEIEAAMRRAGAEGTGIDTIVTSGPNSRPILARSTFRRIAKDDLVLLTVAPRYEGYHAAIGRLVLVGDPGQEVRHALEVAVRAQEACFRALRLGIEGRQVEAVGQRVVAEGGLGQYFLYSGVHSVGVIEFEPPIFGPSSDAVLEMDMVISVDIPIFHAPWGGLRVENGYLITAAGAEPLHETPYWIEK
- a CDS encoding 4Fe-4S binding protein → FEKELPLARELGLPLIVSMGYTARQIAALAPKVRPFADAIELSTHYLGDDPRPMMEAIDAAKSGAGKPVIVKLSPMRDMKAAAQAAKEAGADAIAAINSFGPTMGIDIETGQPWMGSADGYGWLSGPALRPLAVRCIFDIARTVDLPILGVGGVSRGTDAIELIMAGAWAVQVCTAVILQGHSVLGKIAGEINQWLDSHGYVNIQSVRGLAIERIAQRAGVRTQARPPEFEPELCTGCRLCEQSCVYDAIHVVDGLAQLDEARCWGCGLCVTRCKPRALSMRYD